One window of Psychrobacillus sp. FSL H8-0483 genomic DNA carries:
- a CDS encoding helix-turn-helix transcriptional regulator: MAIIINIDVMLAKRKMSVTELSERVGITMANLSILKNGKAKAIRLSTLESICKALECQPGDILEYKSDEETQE; this comes from the coding sequence ATGGCGATAATAATCAATATTGATGTGATGCTGGCTAAAAGGAAAATGAGCGTAACAGAACTTTCGGAGAGGGTTGGAATAACAATGGCTAACCTTTCTATATTGAAAAATGGAAAGGCAAAAGCGATTCGATTATCAACTTTAGAGTCAATTTGTAAGGCTTTAGAATGTCAGCCAGGAGATATTTTAGAATACAAAAGTGATGAAGAAACTCAAGAATGA
- a CDS encoding DUF2269 family protein produces MVYLVLIHIISAIIFVGNIITAAFWKLKAEFSGDEAHINKTAKNIMVADYVFTLPSIISLLISGFLLAIKSNYSLDEINWLTISLALFTITGVIWITLLLPLQRKMIKYSGEEFNKINYKKVSRTWDVIGTISTIIPILILYLMVAKPF; encoded by the coding sequence ATGGTTTATTTAGTGTTAATACATATTATTTCGGCAATTATTTTTGTTGGTAATATTATCACGGCTGCTTTTTGGAAACTAAAGGCGGAATTTTCTGGAGATGAAGCACATATCAACAAAACAGCAAAGAATATTATGGTTGCTGATTATGTGTTTACTTTACCCAGTATTATCTCTTTACTAATTTCTGGATTTTTATTAGCAATAAAAAGTAATTATTCCCTTGATGAAATAAACTGGTTAACAATTTCTTTAGCTTTATTTACAATTACAGGAGTGATATGGATTACTCTTTTGTTACCCCTGCAAAGAAAAATGATTAAATATAGCGGGGAAGAATTCAATAAAATTAATTATAAAAAAGTCTCTAGAACTTGGGATGTTATTGGGACAATATCAACGATAATTCCTATTCTTATTCTTTATTTAATGGTTGCCAAACCTTTTTAA